One window of the Chryseotalea sp. WA131a genome contains the following:
- a CDS encoding glutamate--tRNA ligase codes for MKTIRVRFAPSPTGALHIGGIRTALYNFLLARKHGGTMILRIEDTDQTRYVPGAEEYILEALAWAGIQIDEGVGKGGPHAPYRQSERKEIYQKYAQQLIAEGKAYYGFDTEQDLEAMRERLKKEDAINQQYGISTRGQMKNSLTLNAEEVKQKLNAGEPYVIRLKVPAEQSVELMDLIRGQVVVNSSQIDDKVLMKSDGMPTYHLANVVDDYLMQITHVIRGEEWLPSAPLHVLLYQSFGWKDAMPQFAHLPLLLKPDGNGKLSKRDADQMGFPIFPLNWTDPKTKELAKGFRESGYLPEALINFLAFLGWNPGTEQEIFSIEQLTEVFTLERIGKAGAKFDIQKAQWFNQQYLRSKSNTELAKQLLNSLKKENISCSEQKAEKVCQAMRERITYPQDIFEHGRFFFTAPILFDESVISKKWNEEAVKVLSAYRDEVKKIEAPSAEIAKTTLDSVAGNLGIGTGKVLQALRVALTGQGSGPDLMLTIEILGSEETVSRLDYALQNIQLKK; via the coding sequence ATGAAAACCATTCGTGTTCGCTTTGCCCCTAGCCCCACAGGTGCACTCCATATTGGAGGTATCCGTACTGCTTTGTACAATTTCTTACTTGCCCGCAAACATGGGGGCACCATGATTTTGCGTATTGAAGATACCGACCAAACCCGTTATGTGCCAGGGGCGGAAGAATACATTCTAGAAGCCTTGGCGTGGGCAGGCATTCAAATAGACGAAGGTGTTGGCAAGGGCGGGCCGCATGCGCCTTATCGCCAATCTGAACGAAAAGAAATCTACCAAAAGTATGCACAGCAACTGATTGCTGAAGGCAAAGCCTATTACGGCTTTGATACTGAACAAGACCTGGAAGCCATGCGCGAGCGCTTGAAAAAAGAAGATGCCATCAATCAACAATATGGCATCAGCACGCGCGGGCAAATGAAAAACTCGCTTACGCTTAACGCAGAAGAGGTGAAGCAAAAATTAAATGCTGGAGAACCCTATGTCATTCGACTGAAAGTGCCAGCGGAACAATCTGTCGAGCTAATGGATTTGATACGCGGCCAAGTGGTTGTCAACTCATCTCAAATTGACGACAAGGTGTTGATGAAGTCAGACGGTATGCCCACTTACCATTTGGCCAATGTGGTGGATGATTACCTGATGCAAATCACGCATGTAATCCGTGGCGAAGAATGGCTGCCTTCTGCTCCGCTGCATGTTTTGTTGTATCAATCATTTGGCTGGAAAGATGCCATGCCTCAGTTTGCGCACTTGCCATTATTGTTAAAGCCAGATGGCAATGGCAAATTAAGTAAGCGCGATGCAGACCAAATGGGCTTCCCTATTTTTCCATTAAACTGGACTGACCCTAAAACAAAAGAGCTGGCGAAAGGCTTCCGCGAAAGCGGCTATTTACCAGAAGCATTGATAAATTTTCTAGCCTTTTTAGGTTGGAACCCAGGCACTGAACAAGAAATTTTTTCGATAGAACAATTGACTGAAGTTTTTACCCTTGAACGGATTGGCAAAGCGGGAGCCAAGTTTGATATTCAGAAAGCACAGTGGTTCAATCAACAATATTTGCGCTCAAAATCAAATACGGAATTGGCAAAACAATTATTGAATTCATTGAAGAAAGAGAATATTAGCTGCAGCGAGCAGAAAGCGGAAAAAGTTTGCCAGGCCATGCGCGAACGCATTACCTATCCGCAAGATATTTTTGAACATGGAAGATTTTTCTTTACTGCGCCTATCCTTTTTGATGAATCCGTCATTTCAAAAAAATGGAATGAAGAGGCCGTAAAAGTACTTTCAGCTTATCGCGATGAGGTAAAAAAAATAGAAGCCCCTTCGGCAGAGATTGCGAAAACTACGTTAGATTCGGTAGCTGGTAATTTAGGTATTGGCACAGGCAAAGTACTGCAAGCCCTTCGTGTGGCCCTTACTGGCCAAGGCTCTGGCCCAGATTTGATGCTGACCATCGAAATACTAGGGTCAGAAGAAACCGTCAGTCGATTGGATTACGCCCTGCAAAACATTCAACTAAAAAAATGA
- a CDS encoding M1 family metallopeptidase: MRRLVGILILLVSFPSIAQQQWSGKFEQLDQTLPTPNSYRSASGAPGINYWQQRADYDIDVELNDDTQLLTGKETITYYNNAPEVLRFLWLQLDQNNLSDGNMTDKTETNRVRDSIPVKFFPLATDTYGYEGGFKITAVKDAITGKALSYLINYTMLRVDLPTPMKTGDKFSFVVEWNYREKDRMKFSERGGYEYFPEDGNYLYTEAQWFPRMCVFDDYEGWQNKQFIGQGEFALVFGNYRVRITVPSDHIVGATGVLQNPKSVLTKDQIDRLEKAKKTFDQPVLIVTEEEVRKKEKERSKKKSTWDFAAENVRDFAFATSHKFIWDAMAVKVNDKTPLAQSLYPKEGNPLWGKESTMAIKNTLEVYSARTLDYPYPTAYSVHCANQGMEYPMICFNGGRPKSDGTFSQSTYEGMVGVIIHEVGHNFFPMIVNSDERQWSWMDEGLNSFLEREVKRERYPNVNISWGSPKGMANYMKGDKNLMRPIMWHSDNIPGRDFGPNAYGKPSAALTLLRETVMGPELFDKAFKEYAQRWAFKHPKPADFFRTMEDASAVDLDWFWRGWFYTVDNVDVELDEVKWFKVRSEQKDFENKNIKAKQGDLAAKSKDKLTDFSGGAQEFTMINTDDRMYGEFKNKINDGDVRKRLADKNLYEITLKNKGGLVTPVIIEWTFKDGTKEIEKIPAEIWRVNETEVKKVFMKDKEVTNVVIDPDGATADVNLSDNVFPKKPTESKFDQLKKN, translated from the coding sequence ATGCGAAGACTTGTCGGCATCCTTATTCTCTTGGTTTCTTTCCCTTCCATCGCCCAGCAACAATGGTCCGGCAAGTTTGAGCAGTTGGATCAAACACTGCCAACCCCCAATAGCTACCGCTCGGCCTCGGGCGCACCGGGCATCAATTATTGGCAACAGCGTGCTGATTACGATATCGATGTAGAACTCAATGACGATACCCAACTACTCACTGGAAAGGAGACCATTACTTACTACAACAACGCCCCGGAGGTGCTGCGCTTTTTGTGGCTGCAGTTAGACCAAAATAATTTATCGGATGGGAACATGACTGATAAAACCGAAACCAACCGCGTTCGCGATTCAATACCCGTTAAGTTTTTTCCGTTGGCTACGGATACCTATGGCTACGAGGGCGGCTTTAAAATCACGGCCGTAAAAGATGCCATTACAGGCAAGGCATTGTCTTATCTGATCAACTACACCATGTTGCGTGTGGATTTGCCCACACCTATGAAAACAGGCGACAAGTTCAGTTTTGTTGTAGAGTGGAATTACCGTGAAAAGGATCGGATGAAATTTAGCGAACGTGGTGGGTATGAGTATTTTCCAGAAGACGGAAATTATTTGTACACGGAGGCGCAATGGTTTCCGCGTATGTGTGTATTTGACGATTACGAAGGGTGGCAAAACAAACAATTCATCGGACAGGGAGAATTTGCATTGGTGTTTGGAAACTATCGGGTTAGAATTACTGTTCCTTCCGATCACATTGTAGGTGCAACAGGTGTACTTCAAAACCCAAAATCAGTTTTAACAAAAGATCAAATCGATCGCCTTGAAAAGGCGAAGAAAACATTTGATCAACCTGTGCTGATTGTGACGGAAGAAGAAGTTCGCAAGAAAGAAAAAGAGCGTTCGAAGAAAAAGAGCACATGGGATTTTGCAGCCGAGAATGTGCGTGATTTTGCGTTCGCCACATCGCACAAGTTTATTTGGGATGCGATGGCAGTGAAAGTAAACGACAAGACGCCATTGGCTCAATCACTCTATCCAAAAGAAGGCAATCCGTTGTGGGGCAAAGAGTCCACCATGGCAATTAAAAATACATTGGAAGTTTATTCGGCCCGCACACTCGATTATCCGTACCCAACGGCCTACTCGGTTCATTGTGCTAACCAAGGTATGGAGTATCCCATGATTTGTTTCAATGGCGGAAGACCAAAAAGCGATGGAACATTTTCGCAATCTACCTATGAAGGGATGGTGGGCGTAATCATTCACGAAGTAGGCCACAACTTTTTCCCGATGATTGTAAATTCAGACGAACGCCAATGGAGTTGGATGGATGAAGGGCTGAATTCATTTTTAGAGAGAGAAGTAAAACGCGAACGATATCCCAATGTGAATATTAGCTGGGGCTCACCCAAAGGAATGGCCAATTACATGAAGGGTGATAAAAATTTAATGCGGCCCATCATGTGGCATTCGGATAACATTCCGGGCCGAGATTTTGGCCCTAATGCGTATGGCAAACCGTCTGCTGCACTTACGCTACTGCGCGAGACTGTGATGGGGCCAGAGTTATTTGACAAGGCATTTAAAGAATATGCCCAACGCTGGGCATTCAAGCATCCCAAGCCCGCTGACTTTTTTCGCACGATGGAAGACGCTTCTGCGGTCGACTTGGATTGGTTTTGGAGAGGTTGGTTTTACACCGTGGACAATGTAGATGTAGAGTTGGATGAAGTGAAATGGTTTAAAGTACGTTCAGAGCAAAAGGATTTTGAGAACAAGAACATCAAGGCCAAGCAAGGTGATTTGGCTGCCAAATCAAAAGATAAATTGACCGATTTTAGTGGCGGAGCGCAGGAGTTTACGATGATCAATACCGATGATCGCATGTATGGCGAATTCAAAAACAAGATCAACGATGGCGATGTGCGCAAAAGATTAGCAGACAAGAATTTGTATGAGATTACATTGAAAAATAAGGGCGGATTGGTAACACCCGTGATCATTGAATGGACATTTAAAGACGGCACCAAAGAGATTGAAAAAATACCAGCAGAGATTTGGCGTGTGAATGAAACCGAAGTGAAAAAAGTTTTCATGAAAGATAAAGAAGTGACCAACGTGGTTATTGATCCAGATGGCGCTACAGCAGATGTTAATTTAAGCGACAACGTATTTCCCAAGAAGCCTACGGAGAGCAAGTTTGATCAGTTGAAGAAAAATTGA
- a CDS encoding GxxExxY protein, producing the protein MTKKYLDDLTYQIIGAAIEVHKSIGPGLLESVYHKCLKQEFFERGLSYGSEFLVPVEYKGIEIDADLRCDFLVEDSIVVELKSVELMVPVFEAQLLTYMKLLKKPKGILINFNCFNLFKEGQRTFVNEYFKELAN; encoded by the coding sequence ATGACAAAGAAATACCTAGATGACTTAACTTATCAAATTATCGGGGCAGCAATTGAGGTTCATAAGTCTATTGGGCCAGGGCTTTTAGAAAGCGTCTATCATAAGTGCCTTAAACAAGAATTTTTTGAGAGGGGTCTATCCTATGGGTCTGAATTCTTAGTGCCTGTTGAGTACAAGGGTATAGAAATAGATGCTGACTTAAGATGTGATTTTTTGGTAGAAGATTCAATAGTTGTAGAATTGAAATCTGTGGAGTTAATGGTTCCTGTTTTTGAAGCCCAACTTCTTACCTATATGAAGTTACTTAAAAAGCCAAAAGGCATTTTAATAAATTTTAATTGTTTTAACCTTTTCAAAGAAGGTCAGCGCACTTTCGTAAATGAATATTTTAAAGAATTAGCTAATTGA